The sequence cccttcattcttttccttttgtcactTTTCACACTCTTAGATTTGTTCCTATATAAGTGCACATATGCTGCATTCACATATGtttgtgaaaaatacaaaagtgaaCAGAACAGGTGAAGTCCCTCCCCCTCTGCCTCATGCAGCAAAACAGCAGGGACAGGGAACAATGAAATCAATGTGTGTTTGCAGTAATGTCCTCAGGCAGAACCATATGAAGAAAGTTATTTAGGGTAAACAGATAGAATTGTCAAAGTGTGAGCAGGACTTCAAAGCATGGCCTGGGGAGGTATTTGCGTGTTGGATGAAGACCAGAACCAGGACCAGAGTGCGCCCATTGGGTTTGTCACCAAAGAGATCAAAACTCAAAGCCCATGAATAACATAGAAAAGATGTcacaggaaaaaggagaaagaggccAGCCTCACCCCTATCATATCACATAAAAATGAATTGCTCAAATAACTGGAATaggcaggaaaaacaaatttactgCTGGATactaaaaatgttcaatttttttatcgttaatatattttcttttgtgaggtGTTGGTTTATGCCTTTGTTCATGTCCTCTTAGGTGTACGATCTGATAGGTGTTTGACACCATAAACATATCAGTACTTTGGTCTTTTGGACAAGTTTATTTTGggtttcttattgtttttctggGCCTCAAGGGAATGTCATCAGGATTGGAGAGCTGCCAGAACCAAGGGAGATTGTTTTTCCTCATAGTCTCTCAGAGACCACTGGCACTTATTGAATCTCTTTTTCCTGATCCTCTTCATTcttattccccccaccccactctctctctctctcctcttattGGACagattcttttaaatgtttgcttaaaTACGCAGCAAAAAATGGTCATTCCAACATGGAGCAGTAGTTTATGTGTCCCTGGCAGGCttcagaattggaattgctggggaCTATTTCTACAGTACACAAGGGAAATATCACTGATGCGGCCATCGAGGTTTGTTGCCGTTTCTAGCCCAATCAGTATGGCTGGGGCTGAGACAGATGACAGACGACAGACATGGAAATAACACAACACAGAAGGCTATGGTATTCTGtgagtgcacgtgtgtgtgtgtgtgtgtgtgttggtgagagagagagagagagagagagagagagagagagagagtgagttcTGGGTCTGAGCAATCCGCACAAAAGGGAGACTAGGGCTTATACACTCCTGGTGAATCTTGCAATACAGGGGCCAGAACTCAATCAAAGGTATTAAGGAGGGGATCAATTAGGTTTGTACAaacataattgcagtttttgcaattatttttaacctttcaaaccacaattacgtttgcaccaacctaatatttccatGCATGGGACACCTTTACAATAACACTAATAAAACGCAAGAGGTAGTGTGGATGAGCAAGTCCCTGTGCCTGAGGTTTCACCAGTAGCAGAGAGGCCACTTCACTCCCCAGCATTCTCTGACACTTTCTTTCATCATCTACTTCATTCTCACTTGAAACACTGGCTTCCTTTTTTGACTTGAACATTTGAAACAAGCATATTCTTCAGGAACTTTGCACTGTCCAGTCCATCTGCCTGGCACGCACTTCTCCACATAAATTTGCATCTCCCTTCCTCTCATATGTTAAACAAAATCTTTCAGGGCCAAAAGCTTTTCTAACACAAAGCTAGCCaaaaaaggaccaggtcctgtgccataaaccaccagcagcagggctAGGTGGAAAAGACAAACATGTCCACTGTCCTGAAGTTGACGGGCTtttttatacatgtttttgggAAGAACGATGCAAGTTGTTTCGAAAGAATTTACGTTGGCTACAGATAAGGGGGGGTCGGGAAAGATGAAGTGGGCGCAGATCTAGGACAGGTGCACACTCTGTAAGGAAGAAAGATTTACTACTTTTGATTGTTTATTGGCAACAGTCGTGAAAGTTCACATTTATGCAGGATGTAGTGGCATCTAGTGGTCACTACAGAAGTTGCTTCAAAGCTCCAACATTCATTCAGGAATGTGAGTAGTCTGTTGGTTGGCCCATAGCTACTAGCCGGTTAACTGctcttgtctctctctcactATCCGATCCCactataatttaatttaggacatctcagaatttttcccttctcatttACTTGAGgtctgttcaaatgtcactttttttgcAGGACTTACCTACATACCCATGAAAAATAGAATGCTGCAGTCACTCTCTGCTTTCGaccatctttccttttctcctaccACCTGTCACcacaaaaataatttgcaattttattatttgcttctaTATTCTTTCTCCATCATTGAATTGTAGGAAATTTCGTTCTTCAGCACCCAATATGCAATGCCTAGACAATGGCTGAAACATGGTCCGCCCTATCTGAGGTGGCACTGGGTATCCTACAAAGGGTCCATATCtatacacaaaatattaaaattaatgtctgACTGCAAAGTATAAATTATACCATTTCAAATATGTGAGTAATGCAAGTTTGTGTGAAAATTAGTTATGTTATTTGCATTTATCCTAATAGTCACCTCCACCACATGGAACCAGAAAATCTTACAAGAGTTTCAGAATTTGTTCTCCTGGGACTTTCAGAGGAGCCagacctgcagcccctcctctttGGGCTTTTCTTCTCCATGTACCTGATCACTGTGTTTGGAAACCTTCTCATCGTCCTGGCCATCAGCTCAGACTCCCACCtgcacacgcccatgtacttcttcctctccaacctGTCCTTTGTGGACATCTgtttcacctccaccaccatccccaaGATGCTGGTGAACATCCAGACGCAGAGCAAAGTCATAACCTATGAAGGCTGCATCACGCAGATGTACTTTTTTATACTCTTTGTAATGTTGGATACCTTCCTCCTGACcgtgatggcctatgaccgcttcGTGGCCATCTGTCACCCCCTGCACTACATGGTCATCATGCACCCCCGCCTCTGTGGACAGTTGGTTCTGTTGTGCTGGATCACGACTGTCCTAAATTCCTTATTACAAAGCTTAATGGTGCTCAGGCTGTCCTTCTGTGCAGACTTGCAAATCCCCCACTTTTTCTGTGAACTCAACCAGATGATCCAACTTGCCTGTTCTGACACCTTTCTTAACAACCTGGTGATGTATTTTGCAGCTGCGCTGCTTGGTGGTGGTCCTTTTGCTGGGATCCTTTACTCATATTCCAAGATCGTTTCCTGCATACGTGCAATGTCGTCGGCTCAGGCGaagtataaaacattttctacCTGTGCGTCTCACCTCTCGGTCGTCTCCTTATTTTATGTAACAAGCCTAGGAGTGTACCTCAGCTCTCCTGCTACCTACAATGCACGCTCTAGTGCTACAGCCTCGGTCCTGTACACAGTGGTCACCCCCATGCTGAACCCCTTCATCTACAGTCTCAGGAATAAAGACATCAAACAGGCTCTGAAAGCATTGTTTGTGAAGCTAACTACAAACAGACCAATTGTCTTAAGACTGAAGAAGTATCCATGAAAGCAGAGGTCAAAAGCTCAGAgtcagatattattattattttcagactatggaaggagaacttgctctttctatttattttctggaatttacatttctttagCCACATCTTCTCTATTCAACGTATGTAATTCAGTTAAGGTTTTGGCTCTCTCAGATATTCAACAGCTCTtccctttgttgttttcctgCTGTCcgaaatttatttttaaccatggatcagaaatatttggaaattctcATTTATCTAATGTAATGATATAGatttttttatgaataatttttctcAAACAGCATGTCCtaccaaataatttttcttttgttttcctaagaaTATTGTCATGAGTAGTAGTACttaaatgggaaaagaaacaaaaacaaaaaactacactTGATGACCAAggcaatttatataatttgataaaacaggaaaatctgaGACTACTGTTTTTCACTTTATGTTATACattactttatatattattatcttaACTGCTCTTCCTGATAATGTAGTCTATAACATACTAGTGTGTTTTATAGATGGTCACTGGGTATATTCTCCTCATTAGAATCCTGTTCTCTTTTAGCTTGGTGGGCACAATGACACTGGCAAAATGATTATCAAATATATGTCTCTAAGAAGAATCTTAATTGAGAGATAAATTGTaataactagattgaaataatAGCACTTTAAAATCACAGATGAATTTCAATATGatggaataaaattttaaatcacacatCATAttactatgtaaaatatttattgttcctGCTGTACTTTTATTCATTGGAGTAAGGAGGAATGGTGCCCATGTGTAAGGGAATTGATACATATGGTTGAAGAATGGCTggtgtttttctgtattttattgaattatcttTATGCTTCTACTTGAAAACTTTCAGGGCTACATATAATATGACTCTTTTCATTATTGTGAAAAATGTAGATTcccttttctaaattttccagaAGCACAGAAGGGATGCTCAGGATCCTGTCCATCTTTTATGATCAATGAATGACACGAGAGAGCTCGCATTCTTGTTCTGTCATGAGACTCAGAGTCAGCAGCTTTCCTACACATACACAAGTGTCCTTTCAACCTCTCCTGGTTACCTGGCATTGAAACCCAAAGAGTTTTTAAATACAGTTGTctgaaataaactgaaataacACAGTAACCATGAATGCTGTCTtcaaaaatgagaacaaatgcAAACAATAATCAGTAGCAGATTGTTATAATTGTCTTCACTTCTGTTCACTTTGATTattgtatcagttagctattgctgcataacaagaTATCCTAAAAGCAAATTGTTTAATATAATGCCTTTGTTACCAAGTGAGATTGTATGGCAGGGAGTTGTTCTGAGCTCTTCTGGTCTCCTTTTGGGTCTCTAGTCAGCTCTGGGTCTCAACATGTGTTCCTAAGGCTCATTCATGATGTTGTATGTGGCCATGGAGCTCTTCTCCCTTGAATGTATATATGGTTAGTTTACTCTATTTCTATACCTAGTTttatcttctatttaaaaaaaaaaagaaagagtaccAAATGTGCATTGCTTTAATTCACTTCTACTGTTCCTATATCCACATATCacactttgcttttttcccaCTGTGAATCAGCTACCTGTGCGCTATATCCTACTGTGATGGATGCCCTgtcagttttatttccttctaagtAATTAATTGGAGTATAATTACATAATATGAATGGTATATAGTTGAAATGTACAATTTGGTGAATAAAAAGAACCATACCAAAATTACAGTCCATACCTcatgtttcattttgtatatgtCAAGAAAGTGCACAGTAAATTTAATGGCCTTTTAATGTAATTGTTAAACATTCACTATACCTCAGCCTCGATTTCCTTATTTCGGAAGGTAATGTGGAATAGTCAAAAGAAATTCAGATGAATGTTGCAAGAAATAAGTTAAATGTGTGTACATCTTTTGTTGAGTCCAAAGAACATGTTGAAAGGTAaagttgtgtgtatgtatatgtgtatgtgtgtgtttattgtatacattttcatgtcaaataaacatacacacatatatctgtacacaaacacaaactgatttataatttcatattttatgtcGAAAGGAAACTTGAGAGAACATTGTACAGGATAAACCTGAAAAGAATGAATGTTTGAATTAACATGAAATTAAAAGACGTAGAAATTTAGACACAAAGATTTAaagtatgataaaaataatttaaatggtgAATTACTTTTCCTATCTTAATACCTCAAAGGCATCAAAATCAGAAGAACATTTACCTTTATACAGTAAGACATTCTCTACCTGTCGCATCCAGCACGACaagggcagtgagagaacgagaaggggcggggAAGGGTTAAGAAAGGAACtgaagtcaagagatttatgcaataggggccaagggtctcacagcctcaaaggactgagagccccaaatcgggccaccttgtggcttttattgatgttcacacaaggaagtaacattgttttctccacggtctgtgaatttcacacattatgctaggaaactgattcaaactaaTCACCCGTGCCTGGAAGCAGCCggaactgtaagtctcaggatgtctgtacctccccaagggacaaaacctttatgctgaaacttactgatatgcatagatggagaactgatattatcacatcattgaatctcttcccaagcaggttgtgggaaggtaGCCACAGaagcagaagctctccttagccgggggaaggtggggttctatgcccacctctatcaaccccattagttctcctgatggcccctatgcgactgtgcctggcttaggttgttccttccttgaggaatcttacctgtcattgactaaccagccatcctttgggccaaaaagggagacataaggtgtaagcacaaaggtgaagctaAGTCCCTGAAAGgttctgtctcacagactctcctttctttaggggcaggtacgacgGGACAGATGGGTAGACTGCTGCGTGGCAACATCTACCAGCCAAAGAGGTTGAATTTCTTCAAACTGATGATAAATTTCTTCTGCTTAAGGTGTGCTTGCAGCACAAAATGTCTTTACCCAGGGGAGGCTAAACGAATGAATCGAGGCACTTATCTAAGTTTCCTGAACAAATTTTTGTTGGATAAATGGTACTAGACTTATAGGGAAGATAATGTCACAAGTAAATGTCTAGCTACTATGCTCTagccctgaaactaatataatattgaatgtcaactgtaatttaaaaataaaaaattttaaagtttgtattcAATTTGTAATGCTAATATAAAATTGCCACACTAGTGATTTAGACAAACACATATATGCTCTTATAATTCCTGAGGTCTGAAACAGAAAATGGATCTCAttaggctaaaatcaagatgtttaCAGGGCTATATTTCTTCTGCAGGCCACAAGGAAGAATCTATTTACTTTCCTATTCCAAGCATAGATTATagtgcaaaaaaaataaacatatttcttataaatacagtggttaccaaagggtatgGGAGGGTGGAAGTTGGTAAAAAGGgtaaaggagtcaaatatatggtgatggaaggagaactgagtctgggagGTGAGTacaccatgtgatatatagacaatgtattacagaattatacacttgaaacctatgtaatttgaCTAACCGTTGTCACTcctataaatgtaatttaaaaaaaacaattatatcaTAGTGAAGGACTAAATGACAGCTCTTAACTTGTGAGATAAGTATGAAATTCCAAATCGTTTTTACAAATGTGTCATGAAGCCCAGTGTGTAGACTGAAGGTTTATATCAAATGAATGTCGTTCTCCCCCTTGTTGGAGAGAAAAATAGCGATTTTCTGTAGATATTAGGGGCTGTATCTCCACCACAAGTTAATATTTTGGAGATTCGCGGTTTCTAAACCAGACTGGCTCCTCAGtcttaaatttagaaaaacttttaGGTCAGGTTTGGGATAAGGTGCTGGGAGCTTGGTCCTCTGGGAGCCAGCAGACTTGATGAGAAAGAACTATCATAATAAAAACAGGATTCACTTGACTTCTAAGCTGGTCTTTTGGACACATAGAATTTCCAGGAAAACTTTCCCTTCTGTCCAGACCCACAGGGAAATCATGTGCATAGAAGATGGAGTAACAAGATGGAAATGTACCTAATGAGCAGTATAGGAAGCTGTAAATATCTCCTCGTCCCCAGTCTCTTAGCAGGTGTGACGTTAGGCTCTATGGGACCGGGTTGTTACTTATGGAGTCCTAAGTTTGTCTAGGAGACCAATGCTTGAGTCCTTGCTACTGTCTTGTGTGGGGAAAGGGCTTCAGAAACCATCATCTACCATCACACAGAGACCTTCCCCTCAGACTTCCCAATCAGGAGTCTGAGAGTCCAGTAGGTACTGCAGGAAAGGATAAGAGAGAATCAAGCCAAGCACATTTACCTGAGGTCACTTGACAGCCACAAGCCTAGCCCAGAGCATAGAGATCTCTGTGGTTGTTTGCTTGCTTGGATAAcgaattaattatttatttacaatgctAAAAAGAGGAACTGAACGTTGATCTCAGAAACCCCCAGGTAATTGTTAATGATTAACTGATGGAGGCCTGTTAGAGATGGCAACAGGAGGCATAAAGTATTTCAAGTAAAAGTAGAACATATCCAATGAGGTTTGCAATTAAATGGAGGAGGAAATCGAGCATTAGTAGTGGAGGGATGCCCGGGGAATTGAGagcagttcatttttatttttataatggtgTATCTTCGACCTTGTTTCCATATTGATGAGAAAGATCCAGATCCAATATATTGCTTGCAAATATTATATTACAACAGTACCTCACGAGACATGCATTTCATAGTATCTTCTTTTACTCTGAAtattcacatgaaaaagaatttatttatttatttatttatttatttatttacttacttacttacttatttacttatttatttatttatttttaattgaagtttattggggtgacaattgttagtaaatttacataggtttcaggtgtatgattctgtaatacatcatctatatatcacattgtgtgttcaccacccagagtcagttctccttccatcaccatacacttgatcccttttacctttaGCTACCATGCCCCtcaccccttaccttctggtaaccactaaactattgtctgtgtctatgagtttctgtttcatttgtttgtcttattcctttgctattttcagttttacataccgcATATCACTTAAATTAAACGGTATTCGACTTTTTATGtctattttgcttagcacaataatctcaagatccatccatgttgtcacaaatggcattatttcatcttattgcaaaaataatttcattgataGAGATATGCTGAATAGCTTAACTTTACAATTATTTCATTACCAGTGACCTGAATATTGTTGTGGgttagttatttatttgttttctctattgtAAATTGTCTGTACaagtttttacatttgtatagtGGGGTCagagtgtttttatttctgttttttaatatttattaaatgtattaacgtgacattggttagtaaaattagatagctttcaaatatacaattctataatacatcatttatatattgcattgtgtattcaccacccagagtcagttttccttctatcaacatatattttcattcctgtttttgACTGCATTCTTGTAAACAAGAAATTAgagtttttttccccaacttcACTTTTTGTCATTGagttcttcattccttttattccattttatagatgagttaCATTTTATCCATTCAACGGTTGAAAGACACTTGCTTTGTTGCTAtctgttggctattgtgaatcatgACTCTGAGCGTTCATGTACAAACAACTGAgtcatgttttttattctttttgggatataactagaaatggaattgctggttcatatgataattctatacTAACTTACTGATGAaccagcaaacttttttttttttatggtggttgcagcattttacgttcccaccagcaatgcccAAAGGCtccaatttttccattaaaaaaattatagctcTCTTAGTGTgtgtaaagtggtatcttatGGTGGTGGTTTTGAATTGTAGTTGCCAAATGACTATGAATATTTAACATGTCTTCATGTGCCCCTTGGCtcattgtatgagttctttggaGAAAGTTTATTCaaaacatttgtccatttttaaattgggttgtttgtttttctctttgtaacttttttattgaaatatatttgatatatgaCTATATAAATTTAAGGTTTACAATATcttgatttgatatatttatatattggaaTATAATTGCCATTTTACTGATTATTAGCACCTCTAttatgtcacataattatcatttctttttagtggttgAAATAATTAAGATCTAGATTTTAGAAAGTTTGATCATTATAATATGATATCATTGTCTCTATTTGCTATACTGTGTATTAGATCTCTGGCATTTATTGACTACTCATTGCAAGTTTTtacccttaaacaacatctcTCATATCCCTCAGCTCCTCAGGCCCTTGTAAcaaccattttac comes from Rhinolophus ferrumequinum isolate MPI-CBG mRhiFer1 chromosome 18, mRhiFer1_v1.p, whole genome shotgun sequence and encodes:
- the LOC117038468 gene encoding olfactory receptor 7A17, which codes for MEPENLTRVSEFVLLGLSEEPDLQPLLFGLFFSMYLITVFGNLLIVLAISSDSHLHTPMYFFLSNLSFVDICFTSTTIPKMLVNIQTQSKVITYEGCITQMYFFILFVMLDTFLLTVMAYDRFVAICHPLHYMVIMHPRLCGQLVLLCWITTVLNSLLQSLMVLRLSFCADLQIPHFFCELNQMIQLACSDTFLNNLVMYFAAALLGGGPFAGILYSYSKIVSCIRAMSSAQAKYKTFSTCASHLSVVSLFYVTSLGVYLSSPATYNARSSATASVLYTVVTPMLNPFIYSLRNKDIKQALKALFVKLTTNRPIVLRLKKYP